Within the Mycobacteriales bacterium genome, the region CCATCACGAGTCAGTCCTGCGCTCGCACAGATGGCGCACCGCAGAGAACTCGGCGGCGTACCTGCTGCCGCATCTGCGACCGGGGATGACGCTTCTCGACATCGGCTCCGGACCCGGCACGATCACTGCGGACCTGGCCAGGCTCGTCGCCCCCGGACGTGTCACCGCGTTGGAGGCGACACCCGAAGCGCTCGCCCTCACGCAGGCGGAGATCACGTCGCAA harbors:
- a CDS encoding SAM-dependent methyltransferase, yielding MATYTHGHHESVLRSHRWRTAENSAAYLLPHLRPGMTLLDIGSGPGTITADLARLVAPGRVTALEATPEALALTQAEITSQ